Proteins encoded within one genomic window of Deltaproteobacteria bacterium HGW-Deltaproteobacteria-2:
- a CDS encoding DUF288 domain-containing protein yields MFDQKLVCVITTIQSPTACVRKLAKRMYAADASLIVIGDKKGPVSFSLRYADFYSWDDQLKLPYEITSLLPAGHYVRKNLGYLEAIRRRTSCIYETDDDNTPAPNWAFRQQHTRAQRVEARSWLNVFRLFSDHIIWPRGFPLELIRDPHTFEHKGLAELADFNCPIQQGLVDLHPDVDAIGSIIMDKEFQFQKNSSVWLPPGTWCPFNSQSTWWWPDAYPLMYLPSSCSFRMTDIWRSFIAQRCLWEFGCGMVFHAPEAIHERNNHDLLCDFKEEIPGYLNNQRIVDLLSSIPLRQGKTAIMENLLICYDRLVAAEIFDVRELDLVQMWCKDIARLMQ; encoded by the coding sequence ATGTTTGACCAAAAACTTGTTTGTGTAATAACAACCATTCAATCTCCGACCGCCTGTGTCCGCAAACTGGCAAAACGAATGTATGCGGCCGATGCCAGCCTGATCGTGATAGGTGACAAAAAAGGTCCGGTATCTTTTTCTTTGCGATACGCCGACTTTTATTCCTGGGACGATCAGTTGAAACTGCCTTATGAAATCACCAGCCTGTTGCCTGCAGGACATTATGTGCGAAAAAACTTGGGGTATCTTGAAGCTATTCGCCGGAGAACCTCCTGCATTTACGAGACGGATGATGACAACACACCAGCCCCCAATTGGGCTTTTCGTCAACAACATACACGTGCCCAAAGAGTTGAGGCGCGGTCATGGTTGAATGTTTTCCGTCTATTTTCCGATCACATTATTTGGCCCCGGGGGTTTCCCCTAGAGTTAATCAGGGACCCTCACACTTTTGAACATAAAGGACTTGCCGAGCTTGCTGATTTCAACTGCCCCATTCAGCAGGGTCTAGTTGACTTGCACCCCGACGTGGATGCCATAGGGAGCATCATCATGGACAAAGAATTTCAATTTCAGAAAAACTCCAGTGTTTGGCTTCCTCCCGGCACATGGTGTCCGTTCAACAGTCAATCCACATGGTGGTGGCCGGATGCCTATCCCCTGATGTACCTGCCAAGTTCCTGCTCATTCCGCATGACAGATATTTGGCGTTCTTTCATTGCACAACGATGTCTTTGGGAATTTGGTTGTGGTATGGTATTCCATGCCCCGGAAGCTATACATGAAAGGAATAATCACGACCTGCTGTGTGATTTCAAGGAGGAAATTCCCGGCTATTTAAACAACCAAAGGATTGTGGATCTGCTTTCTTCAATTCCGTTGCGCCAGGGGAAAACCGCCATCATGGAAAATCTTCTGATTTGTTATGATCGGCTTGTTGCTGCTGAAATATTTGATGTCAGAGAACTCGACCTTGTTCAAATGTGGTGCAAAGATATTGCCCGCCTGATGCAATAA
- a CDS encoding C4-dicarboxylate ABC transporter substrate-binding protein, whose product MKCKKIVWLLCMGLVVIFMGSAFAITPQDKAKYANIPGGKHLKQVKPNGDFTYVIKMGTLAPDGVGWAALIKEMINPGILKVTGGLVTLDWYYGGTMGDDQDILAKMRNGQLQGGGFTGHGLVMACPEMALMELPFLFENYEEVEYVYSKLRPRISQWFAKRGYHIIVLAEQDFDQLYSTKIPVKTPDDFKKSRFLTWYGPLEEKSLKAVGASPLPIRVPEVAASIRTGVCDAFISPALWAVGTQMYTVMKYMNPLRIRYSPAAGLITTQTWNILPKEAQDDIDKFAMSIEKEFRQKVRASNEKCLKSMIKYGMKEVKMTPSEVEVLRNRLIPIWDEFAEKGYYTKAELAEVRGFLAEFRAKNKK is encoded by the coding sequence ATGAAATGTAAAAAAATTGTATGGCTTCTGTGCATGGGGTTGGTTGTGATTTTTATGGGGTCCGCATTCGCGATTACGCCACAGGATAAGGCAAAATATGCAAATATCCCCGGTGGTAAACATTTAAAACAAGTCAAGCCAAACGGTGATTTTACATATGTTATTAAAATGGGTACGCTGGCTCCGGATGGAGTAGGCTGGGCTGCTTTAATCAAAGAAATGATTAATCCCGGAATATTAAAGGTGACAGGAGGTTTGGTGACTTTGGATTGGTATTATGGCGGTACGATGGGAGATGATCAGGACATCTTGGCTAAGATGCGCAATGGACAGTTGCAGGGAGGAGGATTTACCGGACATGGACTGGTGATGGCTTGTCCGGAAATGGCCTTAATGGAACTCCCGTTTTTGTTTGAAAATTATGAAGAGGTGGAATATGTTTACTCTAAGTTAAGACCCCGCATCAGCCAGTGGTTTGCCAAGAGAGGATACCACATTATTGTATTGGCAGAACAGGATTTTGATCAACTCTACTCTACAAAAATTCCAGTCAAGACGCCTGACGATTTTAAGAAAAGCCGTTTTTTAACATGGTACGGACCGCTGGAAGAAAAATCTTTAAAGGCCGTGGGGGCAAGTCCTTTGCCGATTCGTGTGCCAGAAGTAGCCGCTTCCATCCGTACAGGTGTTTGCGATGCCTTCATTAGTCCGGCTCTTTGGGCAGTGGGTACTCAGATGTATACAGTTATGAAGTATATGAATCCTCTTCGCATACGATATTCGCCGGCAGCCGGCCTTATAACAACACAGACATGGAATATATTGCCTAAGGAAGCTCAAGATGATATTGATAAATTTGCAATGTCTATAGAGAAAGAATTCAGACAGAAAGTTCGCGCCAGCAATGAAAAATGTCTGAAATCCATGATTAAATATGGTATGAAAGAAGTTAAAATGACGCCGTCGGAGGTTGAAGTTCTAAGAAACAGACTTATCCCTATCTGGGATGAATTTGCCGAGAAGGGATATTATACCAAGGCCGAGTTAGCGGAGGTTAGGGGATTTTTAGCGGAGTTTAGAGCCAAGAATAAAAAATAA
- a CDS encoding C4-dicarboxylate ABC transporter substrate-binding protein, with amino-acid sequence MKGKKVVSLLWIGFVVFFLSSAVLFQEAWGAQDNIRQMRNGKMVYLCKMGTLAPDGVGWAALIKEMINPGVLKVTNGEVVLDWYYGGTMGDDLDILAKMRNGQLQGGGFTGWGVVMGCPEMALMELPFLFSNYDEIEYVYSKIRPRISQWYHKRGYHILVLAEQDFDQMYSTKHEIRTPDDFKKSRFLTWYGPLEEKSLKALGASPLPIRVPEVAASIRTGVCDAFISPALWAVGTQMYTVMKYVNPLRIRYSPAAGIVSNQAWNLLPKEHQIAIDNFALSIEKEFRQKVRASNEKCLNSMIKYGMKETKMTPADIEVFRKRLIPVWEEFAGKYYSKAELEEVKGYLAEFRAKNKK; translated from the coding sequence ATGAAAGGGAAAAAAGTCGTATCGTTGCTTTGGATCGGGTTTGTCGTGTTTTTCTTAAGTTCAGCAGTTTTATTTCAGGAGGCGTGGGGAGCACAGGATAATATCAGGCAAATGAGAAACGGTAAGATGGTTTATCTCTGTAAAATGGGTACATTGGCTCCAGATGGTGTCGGTTGGGCGGCATTGATTAAAGAAATGATTAATCCCGGCGTATTAAAAGTTACTAATGGCGAAGTAGTTTTAGATTGGTATTACGGCGGAACAATGGGAGACGATTTGGATATATTGGCCAAGATGCGCAACGGCCAGCTGCAGGGAGGCGGATTTACCGGATGGGGAGTTGTGATGGGTTGTCCGGAGATGGCCTTGATGGAACTTCCGTTCTTATTTAGTAATTATGACGAAATAGAATATGTTTATTCTAAAATAAGGCCTCGTATCAGCCAGTGGTATCACAAGAGAGGATACCACATTCTTGTACTGGCAGAACAGGATTTCGATCAGATGTACTCCACGAAACATGAAATCAGGACCCCGGATGACTTCAAGAAAAGCCGTTTCCTGACCTGGTATGGTCCACTGGAAGAAAAATCTTTGAAAGCTCTGGGGGCAAGTCCTCTTCCGATTAGAGTACCGGAAGTTGCTGCTTCGATTCGCACCGGTGTTTGTGATGCTTTTATCAGTCCTGCTCTTTGGGCAGTAGGAACACAGATGTATACTGTTATGAAATATGTCAATCCTCTGCGGATACGGTATTCGCCCGCGGCGGGAATTGTATCGAACCAGGCATGGAATTTATTACCCAAGGAACATCAGATTGCCATCGATAATTTTGCACTGTCGATAGAAAAAGAGTTCAGACAGAAAGTCCGTGCCAGCAATGAAAAATGTCTTAACTCTATGATTAAGTATGGCATGAAAGAAACAAAAATGACGCCTGCGGACATTGAGGTGTTCAGAAAGAGATTGATACCTGTTTGGGAGGAATTTGCGGGGAAGTATTACTCGAAAGCCGAATTAGAAGAGGTGAAAGGTTATTTAGCGGAGTTTAGAGCCAAGAATAAAAAATAA
- a CDS encoding amino acid permease: MKGLFARKPLQLIMAEPEVEQHQLKRVLGPWGLISLGIGVIIGAGIFVLSGQAAATYAGPAIILSFIISAFGCALAGLCYAEFASMIPISGSAYTYAYATLGEFLAWIIGWDLVLEYLFGASTVAVGWSGYVVSFLKDFNINIPAAFCQAPFSYSLTDGWSTSGAILNCPAIFIVGLMTALLVVGIRESTRVNNFIVLVKLIVIVLFIGVGIFFIRFANWSPFLPDNTGHFGSFGWSGVIRGAGVIFFAYIGFDVVSTAAQEARNPQRDMPIGILGSLVVCTIVFILMTGVLTGIMKYTELAVPDPIAVAVNAAGPGIAWLRPFIKIGAIAGLSSVVLVLLMAQPRVFFSMARDGLLPKAFARVHPRFKTPYVPTILTGCVAAIISGLFPINILGELVSIGTLLAFFIVCLGVLVLRYRHPEIPRVFRTPWVPFVPVAGAVVTMLQMVFLPFDTWVRLIIWMAIGFVIYFFYSRKHSRLRILSPEE; the protein is encoded by the coding sequence ATGAAAGGTTTGTTCGCGAGAAAGCCGCTGCAACTTATCATGGCGGAGCCTGAGGTTGAACAACATCAACTAAAAAGAGTGCTTGGACCGTGGGGACTGATCAGTCTTGGAATAGGCGTAATTATCGGCGCGGGAATTTTTGTGCTGTCAGGACAGGCTGCGGCAACTTATGCCGGTCCCGCAATTATTCTTTCCTTTATCATTTCCGCATTCGGATGCGCGCTGGCCGGCCTGTGTTATGCGGAATTTGCTTCGATGATTCCGATTTCCGGCAGCGCTTATACCTATGCCTATGCGACGCTGGGAGAATTTCTGGCATGGATAATCGGTTGGGATCTTGTGCTGGAGTATCTTTTCGGTGCGTCAACTGTTGCGGTTGGCTGGTCGGGCTATGTAGTAAGTTTCCTGAAAGATTTTAATATCAACATTCCGGCTGCTTTCTGCCAGGCGCCATTTTCATATTCCCTTACCGATGGCTGGAGCACAAGCGGCGCAATTCTGAATTGTCCGGCCATTTTCATTGTCGGACTTATGACAGCATTATTGGTTGTTGGTATCCGCGAATCCACACGAGTTAACAATTTTATCGTGCTTGTCAAATTGATCGTTATTGTCCTCTTTATTGGAGTAGGAATATTTTTCATCAGATTCGCCAACTGGTCGCCGTTTCTACCCGATAATACAGGCCATTTCGGTTCATTCGGCTGGAGCGGAGTAATACGCGGCGCAGGAGTTATTTTTTTCGCTTACATCGGTTTTGACGTTGTTTCTACGGCGGCTCAGGAAGCGCGCAACCCTCAGCGCGACATGCCGATCGGTATTCTGGGATCGTTAGTTGTCTGCACAATCGTTTTTATTCTTATGACAGGAGTGCTGACCGGCATCATGAAATATACAGAACTGGCAGTCCCTGATCCTATTGCCGTTGCAGTTAATGCCGCAGGGCCGGGTATAGCGTGGCTTAGGCCATTCATTAAAATCGGCGCTATCGCCGGATTGAGTTCCGTCGTGCTGGTACTGCTCATGGCTCAGCCGCGCGTTTTCTTTTCCATGGCGCGTGATGGTTTGCTCCCTAAAGCCTTTGCCCGTGTACATCCGCGTTTTAAAACCCCTTATGTGCCGACAATTCTGACAGGATGTGTCGCGGCAATTATATCAGGCCTTTTCCCCATAAATATCCTTGGAGAGCTTGTTTCCATAGGCACGTTACTGGCATTTTTCATTGTTTGTCTCGGTGTGCTTGTTTTGCGCTACCGCCATCCGGAAATCCCGCGCGTGTTTCGTACACCATGGGTTCCGTTTGTCCCTGTCGCCGGTGCTGTCGTAACCATGCTCCAGATGGTATTTCTACCTTTTGACACATGGGTTCGTCTTATTATCTGGATGGCGATTGGCTTCGTCATTTATTTTTTTTACAGCCGGAAACACAGCAGACTGAGAATTTTATCTCCGGAAGAATGA
- a CDS encoding iron-sulfur protein translates to MKIIGINASPRGSKSQTKKLVKAVLDGARSQGAAVELVDLCRLKMEYCNACGICYETGKCVHKDDLQVIYKNILSADGLVMGSPNYFHSVTAQMKTMLDRMSDTVHCQLLTGKYTVNIATSGGPGHYKQVLDYLNEIMLNFGSFITGSTGISAREGVKAFANTGAKAFRLGEILANDISKKKTYSKQNTRFKENRKYFQDLVKLNKNEWTNEYKYWDKLNWK, encoded by the coding sequence ATGAAGATAATCGGCATTAATGCCAGTCCCAGAGGATCCAAAAGTCAAACAAAGAAATTAGTCAAAGCTGTTCTTGATGGAGCACGTTCTCAAGGTGCTGCCGTTGAACTTGTTGATCTTTGCAGATTGAAGATGGAATATTGTAACGCCTGCGGAATCTGTTACGAAACAGGCAAGTGTGTACATAAGGATGATCTCCAGGTTATTTATAAAAACATTCTCTCCGCTGATGGTTTAGTTATGGGTTCACCCAACTACTTCCATTCAGTAACCGCTCAAATGAAAACCATGCTAGACCGCATGTCCGACACAGTTCACTGCCAATTATTGACCGGCAAATACACCGTTAACATAGCTACATCGGGAGGTCCAGGACACTATAAACAGGTTCTTGATTACCTCAATGAGATCATGCTGAATTTCGGATCTTTCATTACCGGCAGTACCGGTATATCTGCAAGAGAAGGAGTAAAAGCTTTTGCAAACACAGGAGCAAAGGCATTCAGACTGGGAGAAATTCTTGCCAATGATATCAGTAAAAAGAAAACTTATTCCAAACAAAATACACGATTCAAAGAGAATAGAAAATATTTTCAGGATTTGGTAAAACTCAACAAAAATGAGTGGACCAATGAATATAAATATTGGGACAAGCTTAATTGGAAGTGA
- the nifU gene encoding Fe-S cluster assembly protein NifU — MWEYTDKVKEHFLNPRNVGEIENPDGVAEVGSLACGDALKLTFKLDENKRIKDAKFKTFGCASAIASSSALTEMIKGMTVEEALKVTNQDIAGYLGGLPDEKMHCSVMGKQALEKAIENYRGAPPLEAGAKIICECFGVTDKEIERAVRENNLSTVEDVTNYTKAGGGCGNCHDAIQQIIDQVRSEPKTDTKPKLTNIQKIRLIEETIEREIRPSLKHDGGDIEIIDIIGNRVIVATRGACSTCKASDITLKHFVEHRLKELVSPDIVVEEVAK, encoded by the coding sequence ATGTGGGAATATACGGATAAAGTGAAAGAACACTTTCTCAATCCTCGCAATGTCGGTGAAATCGAAAATCCGGATGGCGTGGCGGAAGTGGGGTCGCTTGCCTGCGGTGATGCGTTGAAGCTTACATTTAAACTGGATGAAAATAAAAGGATAAAGGATGCCAAATTCAAAACATTTGGTTGCGCCAGCGCTATAGCCTCATCATCAGCGCTGACGGAAATGATCAAAGGGATGACAGTGGAAGAGGCGCTGAAAGTAACCAATCAGGATATCGCCGGTTATCTGGGAGGGCTGCCGGATGAAAAAATGCACTGTTCCGTTATGGGTAAACAGGCGTTGGAAAAGGCAATTGAAAATTACCGCGGAGCTCCGCCACTGGAAGCAGGAGCAAAAATTATTTGCGAATGTTTCGGTGTAACCGATAAAGAAATTGAACGGGCAGTGCGCGAAAACAATCTTTCCACTGTGGAAGATGTGACCAATTATACAAAAGCGGGAGGCGGTTGCGGTAATTGCCATGATGCCATTCAGCAAATCATTGATCAGGTTCGCAGTGAGCCCAAAACCGATACAAAGCCGAAACTAACCAATATTCAAAAGATTCGTCTGATTGAAGAGACGATTGAACGGGAAATAAGGCCTTCGCTCAAACATGACGGCGGTGACATAGAAATTATCGATATTATCGGTAATCGGGTTATTGTGGCCACCCGCGGAGCCTGTTCTACCTGTAAAGCTTCGGACATAACTCTGAAACATTTTGTAGAACATCGTCTTAAAGAACTTGTTTCGCCTGATATAGTAGTTGAGGAGGTCGCCAAATGA
- the nifS gene encoding cysteine desulfurase NifS, translating into MITIYLDNNATTQVAEEVLEAMLPYFRELYGNPSSMHSFGGQVGQKIRTAREQVAALLGALPEEIIFTSCGTESDNAAIRSALATRPDKKHIITSRVEHPAIHALCAQLATQGYRITELPVDKNGLLDLENLEKSLTPDTAVVSLMWGNNETGVIFPVEKAAQMAHEKGVLFHTDAVQSAGKIPINMKTNVIDMLSISGHKLHAPKGIGILYVRRGTRFSPFLIGGHQEKGRRGGTENTPSIVGLGKACELADKNMQKENTEVKRLRDKLEKELLARIPQSRVNGDTANRLPNTTNISFEYVEGEAILLLMNELGICASSGSACTSGSLQPSHVLRAMGVPFTMAHGSIRFSLSIHNTEKEIDFVIDKMPAIIERLRGMSPFWKASQSSCASK; encoded by the coding sequence ATGATTACAATTTATCTCGATAACAATGCCACAACCCAGGTTGCTGAAGAGGTATTAGAAGCAATGCTGCCTTATTTTCGTGAGCTTTACGGCAATCCTTCCAGCATGCACAGTTTTGGCGGTCAGGTCGGCCAGAAAATTCGCACTGCGCGTGAGCAGGTGGCGGCACTTTTGGGCGCGTTGCCGGAAGAAATCATTTTTACCAGCTGTGGTACGGAAAGTGATAATGCAGCCATCCGGTCGGCGCTGGCAACTCGTCCGGATAAAAAGCATATCATAACCAGCCGCGTGGAACATCCCGCAATCCACGCATTATGCGCTCAATTAGCGACGCAGGGCTATCGAATAACCGAACTGCCTGTAGATAAAAATGGATTACTGGATCTGGAAAATCTGGAAAAAAGCCTGACTCCCGATACGGCTGTAGTCAGTCTGATGTGGGGGAATAATGAAACCGGCGTAATTTTTCCGGTGGAAAAGGCGGCTCAAATGGCGCATGAAAAAGGGGTTTTATTTCATACGGATGCTGTTCAAAGTGCCGGTAAAATTCCGATTAACATGAAAACCAATGTTATTGATATGCTTTCTATATCCGGGCACAAACTCCACGCACCGAAAGGTATTGGTATTCTCTATGTTCGTCGCGGTACCAGGTTTTCACCCTTTCTTATTGGAGGGCATCAGGAGAAAGGACGCCGTGGCGGAACTGAAAATACTCCCAGCATCGTCGGTTTGGGTAAGGCTTGCGAACTTGCGGATAAAAACATGCAAAAAGAAAATACGGAAGTAAAGCGTCTGCGGGATAAGTTGGAAAAAGAGCTTTTGGCAAGGATTCCTCAAAGTAGAGTAAATGGCGACACAGCTAATCGTTTACCTAATACAACAAATATCAGTTTTGAATATGTTGAGGGCGAAGCTATTCTCCTGCTGATGAATGAGCTCGGCATATGCGCATCTTCCGGTTCGGCCTGTACGTCGGGATCATTACAGCCTTCTCATGTTTTGCGGGCGATGGGAGTTCCTTTTACTATGGCTCATGGATCGATCAGATTCAGCCTAAGCATTCACAATACAGAAAAAGAAATTGATTTTGTAATTGATAAAATGCCGGCAATCATTGAAAGATTAAGAGGCATGTCGCCTTTCTGGAAGGCTTCGCAATCTTCCTGTGCAAGTAAATGA
- a CDS encoding serine acetyltransferase encodes MKRSERIKECKEEIKISKHVRTEIPDVVDKLVLSCNKDGCFDHVSAEPIPNRAAVVDILGRAARILYPGYFINTRLDQTNLEYYLGQEITAFFEVLSEQITLAIRHDCIRHNQPCVKCEELGQKITIEFLHGLPELRRLLSKDIRAAYDGDPAAKGYDEIIFSYPGVWAIMAYRIANKLLRSSVPLIPRIITEYAHSHSGIDIHPGATIGESFFIDHGTGVVIGETATIGKRVRIYQGVTLGALSLSKKECRLLRNKKRHPTIEDDVIIYANATILGGETVVGARSVIGGNVWLTSSIPPDTEVFVKKQDLIFGEKKFKKQATKKKYR; translated from the coding sequence ATGAAACGGTCTGAACGAATCAAGGAATGCAAAGAAGAAATTAAGATATCCAAACATGTCAGGACTGAAATTCCTGATGTTGTAGATAAACTGGTATTATCCTGTAATAAAGATGGCTGTTTCGATCATGTCAGCGCCGAACCGATACCCAACAGAGCGGCAGTTGTCGATATTCTGGGGCGTGCCGCCCGCATTCTTTATCCCGGTTATTTCATCAATACCAGGTTGGATCAGACAAATCTGGAATATTATCTTGGCCAGGAAATAACGGCGTTTTTCGAGGTTCTTTCCGAGCAAATAACTCTGGCAATAAGACATGACTGTATTCGTCATAATCAGCCCTGCGTAAAATGTGAGGAGCTTGGTCAAAAGATAACGATAGAATTTCTACATGGCCTGCCTGAACTAAGAAGGCTCCTGTCCAAAGATATTCGCGCGGCCTATGATGGAGATCCGGCAGCCAAAGGCTACGACGAGATTATCTTCAGTTATCCGGGAGTATGGGCAATAATGGCATACCGTATTGCTAATAAGCTTCTGCGCAGTAGTGTGCCTTTGATTCCCCGCATCATTACCGAATATGCTCACAGTCATAGCGGTATAGATATCCATCCGGGAGCCACAATCGGGGAGAGCTTTTTCATCGATCACGGGACAGGCGTAGTCATTGGTGAAACGGCAACAATAGGGAAACGAGTACGCATATATCAAGGCGTCACTTTGGGCGCGTTGTCACTGTCTAAAAAAGAATGCCGGCTTTTGAGAAATAAAAAACGTCATCCAACAATTGAAGATGATGTAATCATCTATGCCAACGCGACCATTCTCGGAGGAGAGACTGTCGTCGGAGCGCGCTCGGTTATCGGTGGCAACGTCTGGCTGACCAGTTCAATACCGCCGGATACAGAGGTTTTTGTTAAGAAGCAAGACCTGATCTTTGGTGAGAAGAAATTTAAAAAGCAAGCGACAAAGAAAAAATACAGATAG
- a CDS encoding reactive intermediate/imine deaminase (has endoribonuclease activity on mRNA): MKKNIIASSKFPVAGPYSAAVEVNDIIFISGQLPIDPSTGEIIKDIKTAARQVLINIQTILEQAGLDMSNVVKTTIFLKNIADFPTVNEIYATFFPEEPPARSTVEVSALPKGAPLEIEAIAIRK, from the coding sequence ATGAAGAAAAACATTATTGCTTCAAGTAAATTTCCTGTAGCCGGACCATATTCCGCCGCCGTAGAAGTAAACGACATTATTTTTATTTCCGGCCAGTTACCAATTGATCCGTCAACCGGTGAAATAATTAAAGATATTAAAACAGCCGCCAGACAAGTACTTATAAATATACAAACTATCCTCGAACAAGCCGGTTTGGATATGTCCAATGTTGTCAAAACAACTATTTTTTTAAAAAATATTGCCGATTTCCCAACCGTCAATGAAATATATGCCACATTTTTCCCTGAAGAACCTCCGGCACGTTCAACTGTTGAGGTAAGCGCTTTACCGAAAGGAGCACCTCTGGAGATCGAAGCGATTGCAATAAGAAAATAG
- a CDS encoding quinolinate synthase, with protein sequence MNIVDQIKKLKKEKNAVILAHNYQLPEIQDIADFVGDSLGLSIEAARTDAAIIVFCGVHFMAETAKILSPQKIVLLPDKNAGCPMADMIDAESLKALQTKHPEAVTVCYVNTSAAVKAYCDYCCTSANAVKIVQNILLNHKDKEIIFIPDKYLAQYVSAQVKHDFIIWEGYCPTHAKILPENILEAKKLHPKAKVIAHPECRPEVTELADVVTSTEGMSKYIIKSPEMEFIIVTEIGIIHRMKKENPDKLFYPVTEKAICPNMKRITLEKVLWSLEDLSFEITVDPDIMVKARLSIDRMLQIV encoded by the coding sequence ATGAATATTGTTGATCAAATAAAAAAACTGAAAAAAGAAAAAAACGCTGTTATTCTGGCTCACAATTACCAGCTCCCTGAAATTCAAGACATTGCTGATTTTGTAGGAGATTCTTTAGGATTAAGCATCGAAGCGGCACGAACAGACGCCGCAATAATAGTTTTTTGCGGCGTCCACTTTATGGCGGAAACAGCGAAGATATTATCACCGCAGAAAATTGTTTTACTTCCTGATAAAAATGCCGGCTGTCCGATGGCTGATATGATTGATGCCGAAAGTTTAAAAGCTCTTCAGACCAAGCATCCTGAGGCTGTAACTGTCTGCTATGTAAACACTTCCGCCGCAGTAAAGGCCTATTGCGATTATTGTTGCACTTCCGCCAATGCTGTAAAAATTGTGCAGAATATTTTACTTAATCATAAAGATAAGGAAATTATTTTTATCCCCGATAAATATCTGGCACAATATGTTTCGGCGCAAGTGAAACATGACTTTATTATTTGGGAAGGATACTGCCCGACTCATGCTAAAATCTTACCGGAAAATATTCTGGAAGCCAAAAAGCTGCATCCGAAAGCGAAGGTTATTGCACACCCGGAGTGCAGACCTGAAGTAACTGAGCTCGCCGATGTTGTTACTTCTACTGAAGGGATGAGCAAATATATCATAAAATCTCCGGAGATGGAATTTATCATAGTCACAGAAATCGGTATAATTCACAGAATGAAAAAAGAAAATCCGGATAAATTATTTTATCCGGTAACAGAAAAAGCTATTTGTCCGAATATGAAAAGAATCACTCTGGAAAAAGTTCTCTGGTCTCTCGAAGATTTATCGTTCGAAATTACAGTTGATCCGGATATTATGGTAAAAGCGCGGCTCTCCATAGATAGAATGCTGCAAATAGTTTAG